Genomic window (Neodiprion lecontei isolate iyNeoLeco1 chromosome 7, iyNeoLeco1.1, whole genome shotgun sequence):
CGCGAATCTATAGCTTCGAATAAAAACTGAGAATTTTTGCAAGTATCACGAAATCTACAgcttcaaaatgaaaaaattgttttccatAGAATTTCGcagaaaaatatgaatttctaTAAATGATTGTCGATAAGATTACGAATATGCACAAGAAAATATGATATACTATTTTTGAACCACCGCTAGATGTCGTATCTCTCTCACACGGAAAACATGTTGCAGACAACTTATAAGTACCTAGCAGAATTTGGCTCTACATTCGTGTACTAGTCTGTTCTTTTGAGTATAATGTGGACGGATTTAGAGAATCtgtcgaatatttttcaactcatcTTGTCTCAATAGATCAGGCTTATAAGAAACCAATATTTGTgatttctctaaattaggaaTTCACAAAATTCTACGACACATCGCGAAATTGCAAGCCATTCTACAATTGTCACTAAAAGCCACGACCATCTACGTAAGAGTCCGATGTTCCACGGAAAAGTACGATAATCTGCAATTCAATTCTCTGCCAAAATTATGCACGTATCCGAATTTCTATATTCAatcgtaaaatgaaatttgcagTTAGGCGTAGAAATTATTCCCACTAAGGAAATTACACAGTATacagaattatgaaaaactaccataatctacaaaaaaaaaaaaaaaactgcgttATTCTacgaaaacatttttaaaaattctacgtgaatttaaataaaatttttgtgggATTTTTACTTAGAATATCGCAGCAACTATAAGTTATACCAGGGATTCTAGATTTGAGCAGCGCTCGTCTGCTCTATGTGGACTTGTATTAATTGTCCATATTGGAAAATGTCCTCATAACGTCAGAGCCTGGTTATCAGCGCCAATTTACCACCACATCATAACCTGAGTTTTTGATTTCAATGGAGACAAATCGTAAATTTTGGcgtttcaaattactcatgtcacataaattaatgaaagGTGATCAATAATATACCTGTTCTACCATCCACGCGCGAAAAAAACACGGTCAACGATCAGCTGTCAGCCTGGTTgcattagtttgattttttttccaccagatgACGCATTGTAAAGTAACAAACCCAATAGTGAGATTTATCGCACTTCTCACCCACTCTCACTTTATACGCACTGTTACGGATTGTAAACACTCTGCGGTCGCGCATGATGGAACACATCCTTTCATTACGAGTCTTACAAGAAGATTCATTTCTTACTCGTATTAACACAAGCAAACTTTACTAACGGCCTTTgcgttaataataatagtatttctgttttttacaGGTTGATCTGTATATCTTTAATCAgagttttatatatatttcgatttgtttctcttttagttttcaatttttttctgattttatgAATTATGAAATATTATGTGGGAAACTTGaacagtttgaaaattcacagctcGCTAACAACTTTGACTCCCagctggaaattttcagcGTTGTTTGGGGATAGAATGAAGTattttccctgaaaatttcaagcgatttcgagttgatagaaaaaagttacagctatctgaaaacagcaatttttcagaaatcagTTGGTTTTGCGAGGCCGTATATAAAAAGGAACGTGGTAATTAATAGTAATTCTTGTAGGTAGTGATAAAGTATAccaagacgaaaaatttgaaccgtCGATTGGCCGTCtacttggaaaattcttgACTTGGCAGCGTTTCAAAGTTATGCGAAATTTTGCTAAAATAGCAGTTCATGAAAAGAGTCCTAATTAAACTGGATTTTGCTTTGGagtaaaaaactatttttttcctcaaaatacAAAGTCAGAGAAAGGGAATGCCGTTTGATTCGAGTCTTTAAGTCCCATAGAGCTCTcatgaaaaaatcgtgaaaataactaaaaaattgaattattaaaaatttccaaaatttctaTAGCCACCAGATTTTCTTATATTAAGCTCAAATTTGGAGaatcgtctttttttataacctgctctcttgaaaaaaatcagaagcCGAATCGCTGACCCAAGCCCGCAGGCTGCGGTCGAAAAGTATTGGACGtacccatatatatatttttttttttcatacttgaTTCCGTTCtaaattttctattattcCGTTTAGGAATTTGTTATCTATATTAAATTCGTATGTGAAACGTCGCCAGAAAATCTGGGGCCCTTGTGATGACGTGCTCGAACTCTAAATAGGATAGAGAACCGTCTCCATCGATGTCACTTTCCTCCAATACCTTGCGACAGATTGTGGCTACTTCCTCAGCACTGAGAGCTCCTCTGACTAATTGTCGACAAGTGCGTTCTAAGTCACCGAGTCCCAGCACTCCGTCTTCGTCAAAATCTGTAATTACGTGTACGCCTAACAGTGTAGTATAATGAAGGGattactattttattttaccgtAGTTTTGAACAAATAGTCAGTTTCCTCAGTATAATCGAATTGGCAACATGACTCAATGActaaaatgtatttaatttgaaaacaacAATTCTTAAAATCAatgtgaattatttattagtttggtaatattttgaacaaaaaactTCTTGCCACTTACCATAAATTTTAAACGCATAGAACACTTTCAAATCGCGCGACGCGTGTTCTGAAAATACGGACATCATTTCCAAGAATTCCTCAAAGC
Coding sequences:
- the LOC107222910 gene encoding calcium and integrin-binding family member 3 translates to MGNKVATFTEEQLEDYQDCTFFTRKEILRIHKRFRDMGDPGTVPRVMSAQDAANLRLPLSCVTRLPELRENPFMERIAEVFTKCRDPGWSLDEGICFEEFLEMMSVFSEHASRDLKVFYAFKIYDFDEDGVLGLGDLERTCRQLVRGALSAEEVATICRKVLEESDIDGDGSLSYLEFEHVITRAPDFLATFHIRI